The genomic stretch GGCTCACAAGAAACCCCAAAATCTAACCGAACCCAATCCTCATCGAGCCCCAACCTCCGTCGAGCCCAACCCCCGCCGAGCAACTCAGGCGACCCCTCTCACCTAACTCTGTTTATCTCCATTTGCCCGAGACCCACGACGACACATTCCTTTTGAACCCGAGACCGATGGCGCTGATTTCCTCCCACGGCGACAATCAAATGTTAAATATTGAACCCAACACCATTTTTaagtgaaatgcatgtttaatttgtgggttttgtgggttttttttttctggaTTTGAACCAGTGGCTCGATAGGTTTGATGGTAGCTCGATAGGGTAGTATGAATGtgtcgatatgagctcgatggggTATATGGTTAAGCTCGATAGGAGATCGATGGGGTATATGGTTAGGCTCGATAAGACAGTAATTGGTTAGGCTCGATGGGGTCTATGGTAGGCTCGATAAGCTCGTTAGGAGCTCGATGGGGTATACAATTAAGATCGATGGGTTATATGGTTAGGCTCGATAGGGTCTATGGTtaggctcgataggagctcgatgggGTATATGGTTAGGCTTGATAGGACAATAATTGGTTAGGCTCGATGGGATCTATGGTTAGACTCGACAGGATCGATAGACTCAATAGGATATTGATACAAGCTCGATAGAACATGAATTGTTTAGGTTCGATGGGGTCTATGGTTAGGCTCGAtaagctcgataggagctcgatggtTTTGATTAAGGCAAATTAGAATTTTTCTTGAAGTTAGCTCGAGATCTTAACAGAACCCACACCATCTGTCTATTATCGAGCCCCTATCGAGCTCCCATCGAGCACATATTGAGAAATAACTAAACCAAATAGTCAagggtccaatcgaacccttatTGAGTTCATATTGAGCACCATCGAGAAATAAATGCTATACCTATCGATCTATCATCAAGCCACTATCGAGCAGCATCGAGCTCACAACTTAATCGTCTTTTACATAGTATCGAGCCCCTATCGAGCATTTATCGAGCAAAACTGTTGCAGAAAatgtagaaaactcagaaaaacacaTATTTCAAAATCTCTCCAGCAAACCCAAAAAACACACCAATATAGtctcagatctgttcgaaataacaaaaaaaaaagtaaacaaacAGTAcccaacacaaaaaaataaacaatattcttacctatagtttttctcctccaaaatccctaaaaatggatgttgcctttgatattgaGATATTTACAGAGACAATGGAGATGACTAACAAcgattttagaaaataatttagaACTCACCgtgggttttggtgagggtttcgtgagagagaaagagagagataagAGAGAGGAGATAGGAGTTTTGgtgatataatgggaggggtacTTTAGGTGGATGgagaatgtttagcatcaaaatGAAAGAGTTAATAGTGGTGATATTTTTTTGTAATAGTAGAGACTATgcataaaaagtgaaatttccctttgaTAATAAATAGAATGTTTTCATACAATTTTAGCATGGTAACATAGGCCATGTTCTCTTAAAAAAAACACAAGTCCTGTTTGGCATGACTTTAGAAGAACTTTTGAAGTCCTAAAGTCCATTTTAGTTATATTTAGATAAAAGctgcaaatatttttttttatttagaagaGTTTTATAGAGAAGTAATTACACACCAGATTCTGAAAGACCTTTAAAAAATTAGGAGAAGTTGTTATCTTAATTAATTTAATGAACTTTAGTAATACTTATTTTACCCATtttttgtaaaagaaaaaaaattaaattacataCTTATCGTAATTATTAGATTTTATTTCCTTCTTTAAATTAGGATTTCTTCCTTCTATAAATTATAATTTCTTTTCTTAAAAAATCATatcttttaattttctttaaaaaaatatattctgtCTTATTTAACTTCAATATTAGAATACGATTGTTCCCTAACtatattcagatttttattaatgaatattcaatttaaaatttcacttttaaatttttttgttcttacactttttgaagaaaaaaatcagatttatttaattaattaattaatattaattcatatGTGTAtgcaatttaattttttttagaagaaCGTCTAATTTTCAAATAAGCTcaaatacaaaatatatatatattattattattatatttacttATGAAAAAAATTGACATATATTATTTCATAAGAGTTTTTATACGATGGACCTACCAAGTACTATGAAAagctttttaattaaaaaaatattttgttaaattagaAATTCAAACTTTTACTTTTCTTAAGATTAAAAGAGACTATAATACTTTTTTTCTTTCTGACCCTATAAAATTATAATGCttcttatttaaaatatatatatatatataaatattgagtGAAAGTAAAGGGTAATATGGTAAAAGAGGCAGAGAGCAAAACCAGGTCAGCGTCCGCGAAAACGAAGAAGAAACGGTCTTGTCTCGGACCATTTCACTCGCGCTGCTTACATATATAACTGTTGAAACTCAATCTTTTTTTAGAACTCTCctattatctctctctctctctctatacttTTTCCTTCTCAATTTTCCCGAGAAAGTGAGAAAGAAAATCAAATTTCAGTTAATATGCGGGCAACAGAGAACAACCAGGGTTCGTTTCTGAACCGAATCAGTATACGCCGCAATCAGGTGGTTTCTATGGATGTAAACCATGAACAAGAGCTCGAAGACATTGAAATCTTTCAGAAACATGTCAGTGATCGATTCTCCAACCTCTTTGCCTCCTCTGACGAATCCCCTATCGCCGGCGCCGGCGACACAGCCCTTCTCTCTATCGCCTGGCTCCGGAAGCTTCTCGATGTTTATCTCTGCTGTGAGGCCGAGTTCAAGGTGCTCCTCATAATGGGTCGGGACCCGTCTCATATCTCGAAACCCCCGCTCGATCGTCTCATCCCAGAGCTTCTCGACCGGGCTGTGAAATCTTTGGACATTTGTAATGCTGTGACTCATGGTATCGAGGCAGTCCGGCATTGCCAGAAGCTCGCCGAGATCGCGGTTTCGGCTTTGGGTCAGAAGCCGATCGGAGATGGTCAAGTCCGGCGAGCTAAAAAGGCTTTGAATTCGTTAATTGCGGCCATGGCGATCGAGGACAAAGACGGCGTCGGAGGTAAATTTTCAGACAGAGCTTGGTCTTTTGGGCGTAAAGGAGGCGCAGGATCCGCCTCGAGTAAGGATCGAACCGTCGGGCAATTCAGGTCTCTGTGGTGGGGAATGGCTAAAGGCTGGTCCGCGGCGAGGCAGCTTCAAGCAATGTCATCCAATTTGGTGGCGCCTCGTGGAGCTGAGTCAACCGGGTTAGCTCAACCGGTTTATATAATGAGCACTGTTATGATGTTTGTGATGTGGGCTATGGTGGCTGCGATTCCCTGCCAGGAGAGGACAGGTTTGGCGACTCATTTTCCAGTACCGAGGCAATTGGCTTGGGCTCAACCCATGATTGGATTACAAGAAAAGATAGCTGAGGAgtggaagaagaaggagaagaaagggTCATTTGGGTTATTAGATGAAATACAAAAGCTGGAGAAGCTGGGCTTATCCTTGACCGAATTCGCAGACTCGTTTCAGTTTCCGGCGGAGCCTGAGCGACTCGAAGAGGTGGCGACCCAGGTGGCTGAATTGGCTGAAACTTGCCGAAAGATGGAGGAAGGATTGGTTCCTTTGCAGCAGCAGATTAGAGAGGTGTTCCACAAGGTTGTGAGGACTAGAACAGAGGTCCTTGATGTGTTGGACCAATCTGGTAAAGTGTTTACCCCCACAGTGTAAAaagatatattatatatatatggtttaTTGATTAATCACTCACTTATAGTATTGAGAGATCTTGAAAGAGCTTCAGAGTAGAAACTTTTTTGAGGTAAAATCTTCATGATCCCTTGTTCAATTACAGTCTTGTGAATCTCTTTTGGTTCACGAAGACATGGCCTCATTGAACCTGAAAGTTGGATCATGGTGGTGTGTCCATAGTGGTGTCCAAATATTTTGATTGAGCTTATAGCTTAATTTAACCACTAAGGGTGTGGCGAActttgcttctttttttttttttttgctgaatgTGAATTCTTCTCTTTTGAGTAACTTGTAATTTTGTTGTTTTGGTTTTTGAGTACATAAACACTCTAATCAAAGATTGTAGATAAACGTAAcctaataaggaatttctttgttCTTGTTATGTTTCCCAATTCACAAAAGAAATGATTGGAAATTTTGCACGCCATTAAGTGACAGCCTAGAGAATGTGGTTGTCATGTTCATATGTGTTCTGTTTTTGAAGTTGTGGTTGCCATGTTTACATATTTGGTGTTGATTTGGTTGGAATATTAGTCATACTAAAAGGTATCTAATCTACTTTACACACCAAGTGTTATGTACAAATTTAAAGTAAGGAACAATTATCAGCTTTTCAACAtactaattataatatatatttatgtattggACTTGGTATGCCTCGATACAATAATTCTTTATTCCAAGTGAAGTAATATCTCTTTGAATGGAGAATAAATCAAATTGAATCAACATGATAAAGAACAAGTTAAGTGAATCTACAAATCTACCAAAATTGTACTACCAAATGCATGACGATAGTGACGACTTTATACTAAACTTGTACCAAAAGAAAGAGGTAAAAAGAGAGGACTTCGTCAGCATTATTCTTGACCCCCCAAATAGATAGGCACCTGACAGGGATGAGAATCATACAGAAGATGACGATAGTTGAAGATATGGCTCAAGTCACTTTTGGTTttgattaaattattattttggaTTGGAGCAATGAGATTAAAATAACACTACCTTATTATGGTTCTTATTGTACTCCGTAAATTGTTGAGTAggaaaaatgatacttttgattatatataattaacacAAGGCCTAATATTATGACCGATGTTGTGGATTGTGGTCGACTTTGATCGTTGTATCCTGCAAAGGGGACTGTTCCAAAGGGTGTTTCACACTGAGATTTTTAGAAATAAGTGCCTCtttcacatttaacccaatattCTTCTTACTTGGTAAAGTTTGTGCAATTTTTGCTCCCAAAACTCATGCCAACTTTTAGAATTTTCAAATAAGTACAACTAGAGTTGCGAGTAACTATTAGTGGGAGTTTTCTCATTAACCATGGGACctatttcccacatgattttttTCACGTTATGAGCTGCATTGGTATGGCCATGGCCACTATGGTCTTCGTAAGAGTTGAGTGGCTTAGAGTCTTGGACAAATCTAGAGCAATTGTAATCTACCAAAAGCTGTGGCAATCACATGATGAGATCTCTCCCAAAGCATACATATGCTTTTGAAAGCCCTCCATGAACTGAATTCACTAAGGTCATCTCATCTAGATCTACCACAAAGCCTAATATGGTAATGCCATGGCCCATAATATCTATCCCATAGCCACACCATGAAATTGAAATGTTTTTTAatggaaggaaagaaagaaataagATTTGGTAACCAATCAATGAGTTGTTGAAAATAATTGATTTGTAAAGTTGAGTTCTGAAAACGCCATTGCATTTTTCTTGGCCATATTAATTTTGAAAGCACTTGCACAGTGAACTAATGATAGCAATGTTTATGCGTCTGTCTGTGTGTAGCGTAACGAGTTGAAAATTATTGGTTGTGGTTGACTTTTAAGATTTTCTTTTTACAATTTTTCAATGACAGTAGATTACATGAAACTATGAGCCTGGTGTTTTCTTTTCTCTAATAATTTGAAGCTTACCGGTCCAAAGTTACAGACGTAGCCAAACCCAAAGCCAATTATTATAAGGATAACATAATAATAACATACTGTAATAACTACGAACCGACCAATAAAGATCAACATTGAATGAGAGATGTTTAAACAAGAAGTAACTAACTCCAACCAACCCATGTAAATGAGTTGATAGCGTTAGTTTTTGAATATTTTCCAAAGGTAAAGTGGAAAATCATTATCCATGAAAAACGCTGCTGTTGATTTCTTCTTTACGTTGGCATCTCACAATAGCAAAAACTTTTTCTTTTTTGACATTAAGAATGATGTAGTATTATTAGGCTAAGTGTATGACTACAACATTATGTTCCTTCAGTGCCGGCCTCACCTTAAGGCAGGTGAGGCAGTTGCCTCAAACCTCCGAACATAAGAGTTCTCATCTTCTatatatcattttatatataattaatgtatACTAATAAAAAACTAATGTAAAAACACGCATAGATGTgtgaaaaatataagaaaaataataataagagaaagACAAAACAAGAAAATGACAAACAAGATGATTAAATTATAATAGATTGTTTATCTCTGTTTTAAAATTCTCATTGTTAATGTTAGATTATTTTGTATCAAATACAAAAATTTactatttatagaaaaataattGACTGAAAAATAATATATTCCTTGTAAGTTTATCTAAGTTTTATCGGTAATAGTTTAGAATTAGAAAAAAATATCCAACATAAAATATGCATCAAattatattaatgttaaaatttgaAAGGAAAAACCTCAATTTTTGTGTTCGTCTACGGCCCCGGATTTGCTCGAGTCGGCCCTGTGTTCCCTTATACTAAAATTATATTGTTTTATAATATGTAAAATTGATATAAAACATGTACCAAAAGTATatcatatttgatatatttgtAACAAAAATATTACCAGGAcatttcaaaaatacagtttttagATCTAATTCCAAATAAGTTATAATCATAAGctgaaattatataaaatatgtaGGTACAATAAATTATAGTAAAACATATCAAATACATATCTTAAAAAATATATGGTCCATTCATGGGTTTGCATGGTGGGGAAGCTAGGAGGGGCGAACCTTTCTCGCTCGCTGGTGGTAATTGGGTTTGGGGTGTCCTCCATTGGTGTCgatctctccctctctcttgttttcttttctccttttccttttctttctgtTCTTTGTTGTAGGTGGTGGTGGTTCGTGTCCAACTGCCACAAATACTaattgtaatatccaacattttcattatacatttttttattataaatcagagttttaatacataaaatgtacaagtttacaaatttaagaaatagtaatggaaaaatagtgtttaaaatatcattttatgtttttaatgagattaaagagagagaaacttgagtagtcaagtatagGACccgaatgtcatataattttaattggggatttttataaaattaagaaagttttgctaaaggacttatttgaaaagaattttaatattttgggtccaagtgtaatttttaaaaaaataataataaataaataaataaaataaaataaaaggcttcagcctttctttttacccgagcccctctctctctctcctcagaaaacccctctctccctctctccctctctctctctctctctctctctctctcctctacgtatcactgttgccgacgacgcaggagtactttccggccaccatttttagccacgcgccggaccgttggattcagaggcctccgaactatcgacccacgcgggaatctagagctcactcgccgattaaacgcctcaaccactcgatttaagttcggccaccccgcgactttaaagttgcgattcggccacctcgggcatccgtttgccgattcgtcaccaccatcgtgttcctcgtgttgtgggcttcaaaacccaataacttgttcctacatctaccatagttgggtggtgggcccaccacgagccaccgcgatccaccgtagatcgacggtcgaaacttagtgttcgaggttccgaagtacgttttgagtctcagaaaatcatcgtttgacttattgtggaacccgatcattttggtataatttctttaacctatatattgtgatttaattgtgattgattagagtaattgttattatgtgtatttatagtatataattatatattattgatatatggaatattttctgtaatttactggctgtctgggattatatatatttttgatacaggttttgattttggaattgtccactttatagccgttgtgctg from Humulus lupulus chromosome 5, drHumLupu1.1, whole genome shotgun sequence encodes the following:
- the LOC133778491 gene encoding protein ROH1A; this encodes MRATENNQGSFLNRISIRRNQVVSMDVNHEQELEDIEIFQKHVSDRFSNLFASSDESPIAGAGDTALLSIAWLRKLLDVYLCCEAEFKVLLIMGRDPSHISKPPLDRLIPELLDRAVKSLDICNAVTHGIEAVRHCQKLAEIAVSALGQKPIGDGQVRRAKKALNSLIAAMAIEDKDGVGGKFSDRAWSFGRKGGAGSASSKDRTVGQFRSLWWGMAKGWSAARQLQAMSSNLVAPRGAESTGLAQPVYIMSTVMMFVMWAMVAAIPCQERTGLATHFPVPRQLAWAQPMIGLQEKIAEEWKKKEKKGSFGLLDEIQKLEKLGLSLTEFADSFQFPAEPERLEEVATQVAELAETCRKMEEGLVPLQQQIREVFHKVVRTRTEVLDVLDQSGKVFTPTV